CTTGAAGAAGGTACGGCCGTCCCGATCCTCATCGGTCGTCCTTCTGTCATCGAGACGCGCCTGAAGCGCTACGGTCTGAAGATCCGCCCTCATACGGACTTCGCCGTCATCAATCCCGAAGACGATCCGCGCTTCCGTGAATACGTCGAGCTCTATTTCTCGCTGGTCGGTCGCGCCGGCGTTATCCCGGAAGCCGCACGGACGATCGTTCGTACCAACGCAACCGTCATCGGCGCCCTTGCCCTGAAGCGCGGGGAAGCCGATGCGCTCATCTGCGGCCTCGAAGGCCGTTATGAGCGTCATTTGCGCATCGTCCGCCAGGTCATCGGCAAGCGGCCTGATGTTCGCGATTTCTCCGCACTGAGCCTGCTCATTTCGCAGCGCGGCGCCACCTTCTACACCGATACTTACGTGACGTTTAATCCGACCGCCGAGGAAATCGCTGAGTCGACCTGGCTGGCGGCCGAGGAAATCAAGCGCTTCGGCATCGAGCCCCGCGCCGCCCTCGTCTCGCATTCCAACTTCGGCTCACGGGAGTCGGAAAGCGCCACCAAGATGCGCGAAGCGCTGGCTCTCATCCGCAAAGCAGCGCCGGATCTGGAAGTGGACGGCGAAATGCATGGCGACAGCGCCATTTCCGAGAGCCTGCGCCGCCACGTGATGCCGGACAGCGCGCTTTCCGGCGAAGCCAATCTACTGGTCTTCCCCAATCTCGATGCCGCCAACATCACGCTCGGCGTGGTCAAGACCATGACCGATGGGCTGCATGTCGGACCGATCCTGCTCGGGACGGCGCTTCCGGCCCACATTCTTTCGCCGTCGGTCACCTCCCGCGGCGTGGTCAACATGGCGGCGCTCGCAGTCGTCGAGGCCTCGCAGATCGCCTAATATCGCGTCTCGCAGCCCACAGCCTGAACGGCACCGCGTTTCATGCATTCGCGGTGTCGCCTATCCCCCGGTTATCGGCAGCTGCGAGCTGCAATTTCACGAAAATCCTCTCGAAATCCGTGCTTTTTCATGGATACGTTGTTAAGCTGCAGCGTGTAATCTTCAGCGACTTAAAACCGCTTTCGAGAGCAGAACCGTGAACCGCGGCATAAAACAAGCTTCCATTGCCTTCTTTTCCCTGCTGACGACCACATCGGCCGTCCTTGCACAGGTCGATCTCTGCGACGAACTGCGCGGCCGCTATGTCGACATCAGTGAAGTGATCGGCGCCAGCCAGGAAACACGCCAGCTCTCGCGCGCCATCGTGCAACAGAACCTGATGGTCCGCCGGACAATGAGCGATCTGCGCAACCAGGGCTGCGTCGAAGGCGACGATGGCGTATTTGGCGGCCAGGACAGCCAGGGCGTCTGCGATGACATCAGGCAATCGATCGATCAGATGCGGCGGGATCTCTCCCTGCTGATGGATCAGCGCGAACAGAGCGTTGGTCGCGTCGACGCCGTTGCCATGCAGCGCCGGCAGTTGCTGGATACGATGCAGCGCAACGGCTGCAGCCTGCCGGCTTCGGCAACGCCGGATATCGTCATCGATACCCATACGAAGATGGATGCCTATGCACCGCAGGAGCAGTCCCTGGCGAAGCCTGAAAGCTCCATCACCGTCATCGAGACGCCAAGGCTCCAGAAGAATTCCAGCCTGGAACAAAAGCAGGCGCCCGCGCCTGCTCCCAAGGTAACACAGGCGCAGCCGCAGCAATTTCCGCCAGATCGTCCCTACGATCCCTCGGCCCATAAGGTGCGCCAGGTCGGCCCGCAATTCCTCGCGACCGACCAGGGCAGCATCGACCTCAAGCATCCAAAAGAGGCCGGGCCGCAGCCGACGCAATAATGCGCGGCCAGATGTTTCTCATCTCCGCCTGGCCACCATCCTTTCGATGGTTTTATGCCGATCCCGACTGACGCAACAGGGAGATGATGGACTCATCACCGGTCTCCTGCGCAAGATCGCGGTAAGATCGTCCCGAGCCATCCCTGACCGAACGATCCACCCCATGCGCTAGCAGGAGGCGCACCGCCTCACCGCAACGATTGACAATGGCAAAGCCGAGCGGTGTCATCCAATCGCGATCGCTGGACTGCCCATGCGGGCGGAAGTCTCCGAAGCGGATATTCACCTGCTCCGGTTGCTTATCGAGAATAGCCACAAGCTGGTCGATCTGGCCGAAAGCGGCTGCCGCGAAAAGATCGAGCGGATGGGCTTTCAAAAACTCTACCATCTCATCCTTACCGTTATATTCGGCCCAACCGATTGGCGGCGCATAAAAATTCGGATCGCGAATAGTGGTATCGGCTCCATGCGCGATCAGTAGTTTCGCCATCTCCATATGGCCATGCAATGCCGCCTCATGCAGCGGCGTGCGGCTCGTCATCGCGTTGACGTCAAAATCCAGCGCCAACATAAGACCAACGGCGCGCAGATCATTTTCGCCAGCAGCCTCGTGCAGCATGGCAGGATGAGCCTGGCGCATCGCCTCAGGAATATCGAAGTCCCTCGCAATTCTCTTTACATGTTCGACGACTATTGCCGGATCAGCGGCCTCGTTTCGGGCCCCTTGCTGAATCTGGATATAGAACCAATCCTCGGGCTTAAGGCGAACCGCCACTGCTCCCTGCTGAACGAGATACAACGCAAGATCCTTGTCGTTCCCTAGCCGCGCCCACTCATAGGGCGTTCTGCCATTGACAGGCTTATGAACATCAGCACCATTTCCCACGAGCAGGCGCACCCGCTCACCCATACGATGTTCCAGCGCCCAGGCAAGTTGATAGTCGAAAACGGTCTGCGTGTTCTCGACGAATTTGCCGTCTTCGCGTACGAGCCAATTGTTCTTATCCCTAACGGACAAGCCATATTCGATCAGCAATTTCAGGCAAGTATCGTCCCGTTCGAACATGCGGTTGTAGAGCGCCTGGCTGTCATTGGCTTCGGCGCCGGCGTCGAGCAGCAGCCGCGCGAATGCCTCGCATTCCGGATGCGGCGGCTGGCGCTCCTTCCCCGCCTCGCCTTCGCCGAAGACGCCGGTCAAAACCGTGAAGCGATACTGACCGGCATCGAGGAAGAAGGCGTTGACATCGGCCCCGCGCCTGACCAGCTCGCGGGCCGCCGGCAGACTGGATCGACCCGGCACGCGAGCGTATGCGGCGCACATCAGCGGAGTTAGATCATGCGGCCCGCCTTTTCGATCGAGAAGCTGTGGCTGACGATCGAGCCAGCGACCTAAGCGGTCGGCATCGCCGAGCGCAGCAGCGATGTGAATGCTTTCGTCGGCAATCTCCGGATGGGCTTCAAGCAGTCTTAGCGCCTCATCGAAGCGTGCGGGATCGGCGGGAATATTGGCAAAGTACGAGACCGTCGCCAGCGACAGAAAACGGTTGGCGAGCTGGTCCCCTGGAATATGCTTGCGGTCGCCGCTCTCCAGATGCGCCTTGAGCTTCGTCCAGCTGGAGAAGCCGAATTCGCGGGCAAGAACGAGCTGAATGTCCTGCAATCCCACATCGGCGACGTTGGCAAAATAGGGCGCAACGCGGCTGCACGCCGAAGCATCACCGGCTTGTACGGCCTTGAGGAAAGACTTGGCCTGCTTTTTCAGGGAATCGAGAGTGGCGTCGACAGCCAAAGAGCGCGTGGTCACGATAGACCTCCTTCCATTTACGTCCGGTATCCGCGCCCACAGACTGAAAAGAGGTGTGGCAGTCTCACTTTATATGCATCAGGTGGGCTTGGCCCTTCCCGCGGATCGGATGCGCCCTGAGAACGCATCCAGATCTATCGCGGCGGTTGCGATCTGTCCAGAGGTCAGGCCGGCTGGTAACGCACATAGGCAAACGCATCACCATCCGGTGACCAGTTCGGCACGTTGATCGATCCCTGCCCGCCAAAGAGCTCGAACAGCGTCGTCAGATTGCCGCCATCCATATCCATCAGCCGCATGCGGACATTCAGATCGCGCGGATGATCGAAGACCTCGGGATCGTAGGAGATCAGCACCACCTTGTCGTTCTTAGGCGACGGATGGGCGAACCAGTTGCCATAATTGTCGTGGGTCACCTGCTCCAGGCCGGTGCCATCGGGATGGATGCGCCAGATCTGCATCAGACCGGTGCGGCTCGAATTGAAGTAGATCCATTGGCCATCAGCGGAGAAATCAGGCCCGTCATTGCGGCCCTCCCCATGCGTCAGGCGCGTCTCCTCGCCGCCATCGATCGAGATCGTATAGATGTCGAAAACATCATTGCGGATGCCGCAATAGGAGAAGCGCTTTCCGTCCGGCGACCAGCCATGCCAGTAGGACGGCAGATTGGTCGTCACCTGCCTTGGAGTGCCGCCCTCTGCCTGCAGAACATAGATGCAAGCCTTGCCGTGCTCCGTCTTGTCGGAAATGGCAATCTGCGAGCCGTCGGGCGAGATGCCGTGATCGTTGTTGCATCGGGTGGCGAAACCGGTATCGACCTGTACGATCCCGGCGTCGCCATCCAGCGATAAACGGTAAAGCAGACCGTCGCCGTTCAGCAGCAGATAGCGTCCGTCGGGCGAATAGTTCGGCGCCTCGACCAGTTCATCCGTCTGCCAAACAACCCGGTTCTCACCCGTGCGAATGTTATAGATCTCGACCGAGCTGCGCATTCGTCCTCTTCCTTTGTCGGAGGCGCGATCAGCGATCGCGGAACCGATTGGTGATCGGATAGCGACGGTCGCGACCGAAATTCTTCTTGGTGATCTTCACGCCCGGCGCCGACTGGCGGCGCTTGTATTCTGCGAGATAGAGCAGATGCTCGATGCGATGTACGGTCGCAACATCATGGCCGCGCGCCACGATTTCCTCGACCGACATTTCCTTCTCCACCAGGCATTCGAGGATATCGTCGAGCACCGGATAGGGCGGCAGTGAATCCTGGTCTGTCTGGTTCGGCCTCAATTCCGCCGAAGGCGCCTTGTCGATGATGTTATGGGGGATCACCTCGCCTGAAGGACCGAGCGCGCCCGGCGGCACATGCAGGTTGCGCCAACGCGACAGCGCATAGACCTGCATCTTGTAGAGATCCTTGATGGGGTTGAAGCCGCCGTTCATGTCGCCATAGAGCGTGGCATAGCCAACCGACATTTCCGACTTGTTGCCCGTCGTCACCACCATCGAGCCGAACTTGTTGGAGATCGCCATCAGGATAGTGCCGCGGGCGCGACTCTGAAGGTTTTCCTCGGTAATGCCGCTCTCGGTGCCTTCGAAGAGATCGGATAGAGCCGAAGTGAAGCCCGTTACAGGATCCTCGATCGGCACGATATCGTAACGGCAGCCAAGCGCCTTGGCGCAATCGGCCGCATCCTTCAACGAATCCTGCGACGTATAGCGATAGGGCAACATGACAGTGCGCACGCGCTCTTCGCCGAGCGCGTCGACCGCGATCGCTGCGCAGATCGCCGAGTCGATACCGCCGGAAAGGCCAAGCACGACCGACTTGAAGCCGTTCTTGTTGACATAGTCGCGGAAGCCCAGCAGGCAGGCGCGATAATCCGCCTCTTCGCCCTCCGGGATATGGGCCATCGGGCCTTCGGCGCAGTGCCAGCCATCGCCGTTCTTCTTCCAGGTCGTCACTGCAAGCGCGGTCTCGAACTGGCTCATCTGGAAGGCCAGTGTCTTGTCGGCGTTGAAACCGAAGCTGGCGCCATCGAAAACCAGTTCATCCTGGCCGCCGAGTTGCGCGGCATAGATCATCGGCAGGCCCGTCTCGATGACCTGTTTCAGCACGACCTGATGGCGCACGTCGACCTTGCCGCGATAGTAAGGCGAACCATTCGGCGAGAGAAGGATTTCCGCACCGCTCTCAGCAAGCGTCTCGCAGACACCGAGCTCGCCCCAGATGTCCTCGCAGATGGGGATACCCAGCCGCACGCCGCGGAAATTGACCGGACCGGGCATGGCGCCCTGGTCGAATACGCGCTTCTCGTCGAACTCGCCGTAGTTCGGTAGGTCTACCTTGTCACGAACCGCAATCACCTTGCCGCCATCGAGCACGGCAATCGAATTGTAGCGGCCCGTCTCGTCCTGCCGGGGAAAGCCGATGATCACGCCGGGGCCGCCATCGGTCGTATCGGCGGCGAGAGCTTCCACCGCTTTCCAGCAGGCGCGGATGAAGGCCGGCTTCAGCACGAGATCTTCCGGCGGATAGCCGGAAATGAACAATTCCGTCAGCAGGACGATCTGCGCGCCTTCGCGCGCGGCTTCGGCGCGGGCGTCACGCGCCTTGGCGAGATTGCCGGAGACGTCGCCGACCGTCGGATTGAGCTGCGCGACGGCGATGCGGATGGTGTTGGTAATCTGGCTTTGCTCTGTCATGCCATACATTTAGCGATGCCATCTTTCTTCCGCAACCGCCTTCCTTCCCGCACACGCATCAAAGATCGCACCACGCGCATAGGAGGTATTTTTGCCCGGAAAAATACTAAGCCAGCCTTGCGGTTCATGCAGTATTCATGACAGAAGCGTGACACTTATATGAATACTTTGTAGCTTTTGGAGACAGCATTGGTCGCATTGGTCATCGAGTCCGCCTTGGCGGGCAAGCTTGCCCTTTTCCAGAAGATCGGCGCGGCAAGACAAAAGTCTGCCGCTCTGCGCCTGCTTCTGAGCCTCGCGCTGACCCTGCTTTGCTCCCTGTCCATCGTCATGACGATCGAATGGGTCGCACGGGGCGAATTCGCCTCGGCTTGGACCTATCTCCTTTCCCCGTCCCGCCCCGGCCTCGCCACCATCGGCGTTGTCATGCTGGCCATGCTGGCGCTGGATGCCCTGATCGGTCGCGCGCATCTATCCGCTTTGATCGTCGCGCCGCTACTGCTCATACCGGCCTTCATTTCGAACCAGAAGCAGAATTTTCTCTCCGATCCGCTCTACCCTTCGGACTTCTTGTTCGGGCGGCAGATTATGGAGCTGATGCCGATCATGGTGCGTGATCGCCCTTGGACGGCGATTGCACTGGCAATCGGCATCATCGCCGGCACCGGTGCCATAATCCTGTTCTGGCGCTATATCCGGAGCCACACGGTCGCGCTTTCGCGAAAAGAGCGCTTCGGCCGGCTTTCGGTCTGCCTGCCGCTGGCAGCACTTTTCGCCTCGCAGATGGACCCCACTCAATATTCCCTCCTTCGCGAGAAACTGGGCATCATTCCGATCGTCTGGGATCAGACGGAAAATTACAACCATAACGGCTTCACCCTCGCCTTCGCGCTGAACCTGCCCATGGCGGACGTCAAGTCACCGGCCGGATACGGCCCCGGCGCCATCGACGCCATGCCCGCGAGAAACTACGGCTATCTTTCCGGTCCGCGCCAAAAGCCCGACGTGATCATGCTGATGAGCGAATCCCTTTGGGATCCGACGCGGCTTTCCAACATCACCTTCACACCGGACCCGATGCCGACGATCCGCGCCAGACAATCCGGATATGTCTTTTCGCCGGAATTCGGCGGCATGACCGCCAATGTCGAGTTCGAGGCACTGACGGGCTTTTCCAACGCCTTCCTGCCTTATGGCAGCATTCCCTATCAGCAATATGTCCGCCGCCCGCTGCCGTCGCTTGCCACTTTCTTCCGCGGCGAAGGCTATATGACGCGCGCGCTCCATCCCTTCAGCGGCTGGTTCTGGAACCGTAACGAAGTCTACCGAGCTTTCGGCTTCGAAGAATTTCATACCCAGGAGACTTTGCCGCCCATGGACAAGCGCGGTATGTTCGCCGCCGACGACTCCCTTATGAAGGAAATCATGAGCGAAGGAGACGCCGCCGAGCGTCCCTTCTTCTTCTTCGCGGTCACTCTTCAGGGACATGGACCTTACGAAGCCGCCCGCTATGCTGAGAATACCGTCGATATTGCCGGCAATTTGAACGACGATGACCGTGCAGCGCTCGCTACCTATGCACAGGGCGTCCGCGAAGCCGATGACAGCCTGAAGATGCTGATGGATTGGGCCGAAAAGCGCGACCGCGAAACCATCATCGTCCTCTGGGGCGATCATCTGCCGCCGCTCGCCAACGTCTATCCGAACACCGGCTACATGCCGCAGCAGGTGGCGACCCGCAAGGCGCCGCTCGACGTCATGAAGAAGGAGCACGAAACGCCGCTCGTCGTCTGGTCGAGCAAGAAGGGCGTTCGCAAGGACATCGGTACCATCAGCCCCTCACAACTACCGTATCACTTGCTTAAAACCGCCGGCTACGAACATCCTTTCTACACGGGCTTTCTCGGCCGCGTGCAGAAGAAATACAACATCGTCGACCGCTATCAGCTGGCAACCCGCGACAACCAGACCTTCCCCGATTGGGCGCGCAAGGAGCAGGAGCTGGACCCGACCGTGCGCGACTATCGCTATCTGCAGCACGACATGATGTTCGGTCACCAATATGGGCTGGAACGCTTCTTTCCGTCGCATGCGGAGTTGATGGGCCATGAGAATAGCTAGGGCGTCCGTGGGCTACGGTTCACACTGCGGTTTGCGGTGGCCACATACGCTCCATGCGTAATCGAGTTTGAAACCCTTCCCTCGTTGCATTTTTGCCCGTTGGTCGAATAGTTGCATTCAATGCCACTTGGACCTCGGAGCCCTCCCAATGCATAATCTTCCCAACTTCGTTCATCTGCATTTCGATAAGACGGCCGATCAGCTCGGCGATATCGAAAAGCGCGTTCTCAAAAAGGCGCACGAGCGAAAAATCATTTCCACCGATATCAATGCAGCCATCTCGGCGGAATCGTCCAGGGGACAGCGTCTCGCGGACAGCATCGCTCGCATCGGCGGCTCATGGTCCTTCATCATCGCCTTCCTGCTGTTTCTGGTCTTCTGGTGCGTCGTCAACACGATCCTTCTCACCACGAACGCTTTCGACCCCTACCCCTTCATCTTCCTGAACCTCGTCCTCTCCATGCTCGCCGCGATCCAGGCGCCGATCATAATGATGTCCCAGAATCGACAGGCAGAAAGGGACCGTTTCGAAGCCGCCAAGGACTATGAGGTCAATCTCAAGTCCGAGCTGGAAGTGCTATCGCTGCACCAGAAGATCGATATGCAGGTATTGACCGAGCTCGCCGTGGTGCGGGAAGAGCTCGCCAAACTGAGCAAGCTTGTTGCGGAAAAAGGCACTATGTGAAGATCAGTCGGAGGGGCCGGCCGTCAGCAATCCCGGTCGCCCCTGCCGATATCGCGGCAGTCCGTCGTCGATCTCGTAATAGTCGCCCTTGTCGGCACAATAGATATGATAGGCTATCTTGAGGCCGCTCGGTTGATCAAACAGACCGGCCATGATCGATATTTCATCGGCGCTATCGGCGACCCAGAACAGGGCCGAGCCGCAAGTCTTGCAAAAACCGCGGCGCGCGAATGTGCTGGCACGATACCAGGTAATCGCCTCTTCTCCCTCGATGACGAGATTTTCGCGCGCGACGTTGGTTGCGGCGTAATAGAGACCGGTCTGCTTGCGGCATTGCGAACAATGGCAGGCAACAACCTCGCGCAGCTTGCCGTGTGTCCTGAAACGTACGCTGCCGCAAAGGCAGGCTCCCGTGTGTTCGTCGCTCATCATTGCTCCCTTTATTTCAAGGCAGCCTTCCCGAGAACCGCATTCGGGTCAATTTCAAAGAAATGAAGCATCTTTCAACCGCGCTGATCGGTCCGGCCAAAAGCAAACGGGCCGGTTTTTCGCCGGCCCGTTCGATAGGTCATGGATGCAGCTTCACTCAGCCATGCGCGCGCATACGCTTCTCGTCCCGGCCACCCTTCATCCGCTCGGCGAGCAGGAAGGCAAGCTCGAGCGCCTGGTCGGCATTGAGGCGGGGATCGCAATGGGTGTGATAGCGATCCTGCAGGTCCTCGGCACCGACGGCGCGAGCACCGCCCGTGCATTCGGTCACGTCCTTGCCGGTCATCTCGATGTGGATGCCGCCTGGATGCGTGCCTTCGGCACGGTGGATCTGGAAGAAGCTCTCGACTTCCGACAGGATGCGCTCGAACGGACGCGTCTTGTAGTTGTTGAGCGTGATCGTGTTGCCATGCATCGGGTCGCAGGACCAGACGACCTTGCGGCCTTCCTTCTCGACAGCGCGAATGAGGCGCGGCAGGTTGTCGGCAACCTTGTCGTGACCGAAACGGCAGATCAGCGTCAGGCGGCCGGCTTCGTTCTGCGGGTTCAGAATATCGATCAGATTAAGCAGATCGTCCGCCTGCAGCGAAGGACCGCACTTCAGACCGATCGGGTTCTTGATGCCGCGGAAATATTCGACATGGGCGTGATCGGCCTGGCGCGTGCGGTCGCCGATCCAGAGCATGTGGCCCGAGGTGGCGTACCAGTCGCCGGTCGTGGAATCGACGCGGGTGAAGGCTTCTTCATAGCCAAGCAGCAGCGCTTCGTGGCTGGTGAAGAAATCGGTTTCACGCAAGCTCGCATTGCTCTCGGCGGTGATACCGATCGCGCGCATGAAATCCATGGTCTCGCCGATGCGGTCGGCAAGCTTGCGGTAGCGCTCGCCCTGCGGACTGTCCTTGACGAAGCCGAGCATCCACTTCTGCACGTTTTCCAGGTTGGCATAGCCGCCCATCGCGAAGGCGCGCAGCAGGTTCAGCGTCGCGGCAGACTGGCGGTAAGCCATCATCTGACGCTCCGGATTGGGAATGCGCGCTTCTTCGGTGAAATCGATGCCGTTGATGATGTCACCGCGATAGCTCGGCAGCGAGATGCCGTTCTGCGTTTCGATGTTCGACGAGCGCGGCTTGGCGAACTGACCGGCAATGCGGCCGACCTTGACGACCGGCAGCTGCGCACCGAAGGTTAGCACGACCGCCATCTGCAGGAAGGCGCGGAAGAAGTCGCGGATCGTATCGGCGCCGTGTTCCGCGAAGCTTTCGGCACAATCGCCGCCCTGAAGCAGGAAACCGTTGCCTTCGGCGACATTGGCGAGATGGGCCTTCAGGCGACGGGCTTCACCGGCAAAAACGAGCGGCGGATAGCTTGCAAGCTGCGCTTCGGTCTCTGCCAGCGCTGCTTTGTCCGGAAAATCCGGCACCTGCTGGATCGGTTTCTGCCGCCA
The Rhizobium sp. 11515TR DNA segment above includes these coding regions:
- a CDS encoding DUF1003 domain-containing protein, yielding MHNLPNFVHLHFDKTADQLGDIEKRVLKKAHERKIISTDINAAISAESSRGQRLADSIARIGGSWSFIIAFLLFLVFWCVVNTILLTTNAFDPYPFIFLNLVLSMLAAIQAPIIMMSQNRQAERDRFEAAKDYEVNLKSELEVLSLHQKIDMQVLTELAVVREELAKLSKLVAEKGTM
- a CDS encoding GFA family protein yields the protein MSDEHTGACLCGSVRFRTHGKLREVVACHCSQCRKQTGLYYAATNVARENLVIEGEEAITWYRASTFARRGFCKTCGSALFWVADSADEISIMAGLFDQPSGLKIAYHIYCADKGDYYEIDDGLPRYRQGRPGLLTAGPSD
- a CDS encoding TolB family protein, whose amino-acid sequence is MRSSVEIYNIRTGENRVVWQTDELVEAPNYSPDGRYLLLNGDGLLYRLSLDGDAGIVQVDTGFATRCNNDHGISPDGSQIAISDKTEHGKACIYVLQAEGGTPRQVTTNLPSYWHGWSPDGKRFSYCGIRNDVFDIYTISIDGGEETRLTHGEGRNDGPDFSADGQWIYFNSSRTGLMQIWRIHPDGTGLEQVTHDNYGNWFAHPSPKNDKVVLISYDPEVFDHPRDLNVRMRLMDMDGGNLTTLFELFGGQGSINVPNWSPDGDAFAYVRYQPA
- a CDS encoding class II 3-deoxy-7-phosphoheptulonate synthase; protein product: MAQNWTPSSWRQKPIQQVPDFPDKAALAETEAQLASYPPLVFAGEARRLKAHLANVAEGNGFLLQGGDCAESFAEHGADTIRDFFRAFLQMAVVLTFGAQLPVVKVGRIAGQFAKPRSSNIETQNGISLPSYRGDIINGIDFTEEARIPNPERQMMAYRQSAATLNLLRAFAMGGYANLENVQKWMLGFVKDSPQGERYRKLADRIGETMDFMRAIGITAESNASLRETDFFTSHEALLLGYEEAFTRVDSTTGDWYATSGHMLWIGDRTRQADHAHVEYFRGIKNPIGLKCGPSLQADDLLNLIDILNPQNEAGRLTLICRFGHDKVADNLPRLIRAVEKEGRKVVWSCDPMHGNTITLNNYKTRPFERILSEVESFFQIHRAEGTHPGGIHIEMTGKDVTECTGGARAVGAEDLQDRYHTHCDPRLNADQALELAFLLAERMKGGRDEKRMRAHG
- a CDS encoding ankyrin repeat domain-containing protein — its product is MTTRSLAVDATLDSLKKQAKSFLKAVQAGDASACSRVAPYFANVADVGLQDIQLVLAREFGFSSWTKLKAHLESGDRKHIPGDQLANRFLSLATVSYFANIPADPARFDEALRLLEAHPEIADESIHIAAALGDADRLGRWLDRQPQLLDRKGGPHDLTPLMCAAYARVPGRSSLPAARELVRRGADVNAFFLDAGQYRFTVLTGVFGEGEAGKERQPPHPECEAFARLLLDAGAEANDSQALYNRMFERDDTCLKLLIEYGLSVRDKNNWLVREDGKFVENTQTVFDYQLAWALEHRMGERVRLLVGNGADVHKPVNGRTPYEWARLGNDKDLALYLVQQGAVAVRLKPEDWFYIQIQQGARNEAADPAIVVEHVKRIARDFDIPEAMRQAHPAMLHEAAGENDLRAVGLMLALDFDVNAMTSRTPLHEAALHGHMEMAKLLIAHGADTTIRDPNFYAPPIGWAEYNGKDEMVEFLKAHPLDLFAAAAFGQIDQLVAILDKQPEQVNIRFGDFRPHGQSSDRDWMTPLGFAIVNRCGEAVRLLLAHGVDRSVRDGSGRSYRDLAQETGDESIISLLRQSGSA
- a CDS encoding NAD+ synthase, yielding MTEQSQITNTIRIAVAQLNPTVGDVSGNLAKARDARAEAAREGAQIVLLTELFISGYPPEDLVLKPAFIRACWKAVEALAADTTDGGPGVIIGFPRQDETGRYNSIAVLDGGKVIAVRDKVDLPNYGEFDEKRVFDQGAMPGPVNFRGVRLGIPICEDIWGELGVCETLAESGAEILLSPNGSPYYRGKVDVRHQVVLKQVIETGLPMIYAAQLGGQDELVFDGASFGFNADKTLAFQMSQFETALAVTTWKKNGDGWHCAEGPMAHIPEGEEADYRACLLGFRDYVNKNGFKSVVLGLSGGIDSAICAAIAVDALGEERVRTVMLPYRYTSQDSLKDAADCAKALGCRYDIVPIEDPVTGFTSALSDLFEGTESGITEENLQSRARGTILMAISNKFGSMVVTTGNKSEMSVGYATLYGDMNGGFNPIKDLYKMQVYALSRWRNLHVPPGALGPSGEVIPHNIIDKAPSAELRPNQTDQDSLPPYPVLDDILECLVEKEMSVEEIVARGHDVATVHRIEHLLYLAEYKRRQSAPGVKITKKNFGRDRRYPITNRFRDR
- a CDS encoding LTA synthase family protein codes for the protein MVALVIESALAGKLALFQKIGAARQKSAALRLLLSLALTLLCSLSIVMTIEWVARGEFASAWTYLLSPSRPGLATIGVVMLAMLALDALIGRAHLSALIVAPLLLIPAFISNQKQNFLSDPLYPSDFLFGRQIMELMPIMVRDRPWTAIALAIGIIAGTGAIILFWRYIRSHTVALSRKERFGRLSVCLPLAALFASQMDPTQYSLLREKLGIIPIVWDQTENYNHNGFTLAFALNLPMADVKSPAGYGPGAIDAMPARNYGYLSGPRQKPDVIMLMSESLWDPTRLSNITFTPDPMPTIRARQSGYVFSPEFGGMTANVEFEALTGFSNAFLPYGSIPYQQYVRRPLPSLATFFRGEGYMTRALHPFSGWFWNRNEVYRAFGFEEFHTQETLPPMDKRGMFAADDSLMKEIMSEGDAAERPFFFFAVTLQGHGPYEAARYAENTVDIAGNLNDDDRAALATYAQGVREADDSLKMLMDWAEKRDRETIIVLWGDHLPPLANVYPNTGYMPQQVATRKAPLDVMKKEHETPLVVWSSKKGVRKDIGTISPSQLPYHLLKTAGYEHPFYTGFLGRVQKKYNIVDRYQLATRDNQTFPDWARKEQELDPTVRDYRYLQHDMMFGHQYGLERFFPSHAELMGHENS